In a genomic window of Microcebus murinus isolate Inina chromosome 17, M.murinus_Inina_mat1.0, whole genome shotgun sequence:
- the ELAC1 gene encoding zinc phosphodiesterase ELAC protein 1: MSMDVTFLGTGAAYPSPTRGASAVVLRCEGECWLFDCGEGTQTQLMKSQLKAGRITKIFITHLHGDHFFGLPGLLCTISLQSSSVVAKQPIEIYGPVGLRDFIGRTMELSHTELVFPYVVHELVPTADQCPTEELKEFAPVNTADSPPKEGQGRTILLDSEENSYLLVDDEQFVVKAFRLFHRIPSFGFSVVEKKRPGKLNAQKLKDLGVPPGPAYGKLKNGISVVLENGVTVFPQDVLKKPIIGRKICILGDCSGVVGDGGVKLCFEADLLIHEATLDDAQMDKAKEHGHSTPQMAATFAKLCHAKRLVLTHFSQRYKPVALAREGETDGIVELKKQAESVLDLQEVTLAEDFMVIGIPIKK; the protein is encoded by the exons ATGTCTATGGATGTGACATTTCTGGGGACGGGCGCGGCGTACCCATCTCCAACCCGGGGTGCCTCTGCTGTGGTTCTTCGGTGTGAAGGCGAGTGCTGGCTCTTTGACTGTGGGGAAGGAACACAGACACAGCTTATGAAAAGCCAGCTTAAAGCAG GGAGAATTACCAAGATTTTCATCACTCATCTTCATGGAGACCATTTCTTTGGCCTTCCTGGGCTTCTCTGCACAATTAGCCTGCAAAGCAGCTCCGTGGTTGCCAAACAGCCTATTGAAATCTATGGCCCTGTAGGACTTCGGGACTTTATCGGGCGAACCATGGAACTTTCTCACACAGAGTTGGTCTTCCCTTATGTGGTCCATGAGCTGGTGCCCACAGCCGATCAGTGTCCTACAGAAGAACTGAAGGAATTTGCACCTGTGAATACAGCAGACAGCCCTCCCAAAGAGGGACAAGGAAGAACTATCCTATTAGACTCAGAAGAAAACTCTTATCTCCTGGTTGATGATGAACAGTTTGTTGTAAAAGCATTTCGCCTCTTTCACAGAATTCCCTCCTTTGGGTTTTCAGTTGTGGAAAAGAAACGCCCAGGTAAACTCAACGCACAGAAACTAAAAGACCTTg GTGTTCCGCCAGGTCCTGCCTATGGAAAGCTGAAAAAtggaatttctgttgttttggaaAATGGGGTTACAGTTTTTCCCCAGGATGTCTTAAAAAAGCCTATCATTGGAAGAAAAATCTGCATATTGGGGGACTGTTCTGGGGTTGTGGGTGATGGAGGAGTGAAGCTGTGCTTTGAAGCAGACCTGTTGATCCATGAAGCGACCTTGGATGATGCCCAGATGGACAAAGCAAAGGAGCACGGCCACAGCACACCACAGATGGCAGCAACATTTGCAAAGTTGTGCCATGCAAAGAGGCTTGTTCTGACTCACTTCAGTCAGAGGTACAAACCAGTTGCCTTGGCCAGGGAAGGAGAAACAGATGGCATTGTAGAACTGAAAAAGCAAGCTGAATCAGTGTTAGATCTCCAAGAAGTGACTCTAGCAGAAGATTTTATGGTAATTGGCATTCCAATCAAGAAGTAA